Proteins encoded within one genomic window of Diceros bicornis minor isolate mBicDic1 chromosome X, mDicBic1.mat.cur, whole genome shotgun sequence:
- the CT55 gene encoding cancer/testis antigen 55, giving the protein MFRFISRALAFWRRRDSSEGQRAQYLRLLEGDTRLETVQGVVTKFCSDYGLIDELIYFSSDVVTGNVPLKVGQKVTAVVEEDKTSHGLKAIKVDAFYDHCRGDGLSDSYSRVSFGCITSPVEGANYINHTSYFSLDVVCKDFEPYQGDRVEVEFSIQPDTQSRKAVSVKPLRHKHVHEVCITSLHGRSGVIDESIFFTLDSLKLSDGYVPRIADVVNAVAVESIQSCYIWRAISMTLVKRW; this is encoded by the exons ATGTTCCGGTTTATTTCCAGGGCTCTTGCCTTCTGGAGGAGAAGGGACTCGTCGGAGGGACAGAGGGCTCAGTATCTGAGGCTCTTGGAAG GTGACACCAGGTTAGAAACTGTGCAGGGAGTCGTGACAAAGTTCTGTAGTGATTACGGCTTGATTGATGAGTTGATCTACTTCAGCAGTGATGTTGTGACTGGCAATGTGCCTCTGAAGGTTGGACAAAAAGTTACTGCAGTTGtggaagaagataaaacatctcaCGGATTGAAAGCGATTAAA GTGGATGCTTTCTATGATCATTGCCGTGGTGATGGGCTGTCAGACTCCTATTCTAGAGTTTCATTTGGCTGTATTACTTCTCCAGTGGAAGGTGCTAACTACATTAATCATACAAGTTACTTCTCTCTAGATGTTGTTTGTAAAG ATTTTGAGCCTTATCAGGGTGACCGAGTAGAAGTTGAGTTTTCCATCCAGCCAGACACACAGAGCAGAAAGGCCGTCTCAGTGAAGCCTCTGCGACATAAGCATGTGCATGAG GTCTGCATTACTAGCCTACACGGAAGAAGTGGGGTGATAGATGAGAGTATCTTTTTCACCTTGGATTCTCTGAAACTTTCTGATGGATACGTACCTCGAATAGCTGACGTCGTTAATGCAGTCGCAGTCGAGAGCATTCAGTCCTGCTATATTTGGAGAGCAATTTCTATGACTCTAGTGAAAAGGTGGTAA